AATGTGTAAGTTTATGTTTAAAGTCAATGGCTACAACAAACAACATTAGATGTACTGCTGGAGAAGTGGCTCTTGTATTTGAATTTGTTTAAAGACCAATAAAAATTGGTATGTAACTTTGAAATAATATACActttttttgtaagcaatttccccagacattatgtattttgtacatTATGTTCACTGACatctgcacactttcccctaatatatgtatttttgtaaatatatatatatataagatcaCACAGCAGATTAGCACCTCATTGCAGGAATCCCTAGAGAAGAGAcccataaagaaaaaagaaaagaaagcataaGCCACACTTACCATAACACCAGAGAAACAGATTCCTTCAAAATACCACACATAGTTGGTGAGATTGTTGCTGGAAGCATACAGAGCTTTCCCATCAGGGAAATAGAGCAGTATATTTATAACAATGCTCCAAAGTGCTAGGGGGATTAACAGGCAACTGAGGCAGCCGCCACACTTTTGTAACCCCATCTCAAAAGGGCAGAGAAGGTGGTGGCCAATCCTTCCTGCCAAGTTGTCAAACGTCTCAGCTTTCTTGTTTCAACGGAGTCATTTCGCATTGACAAGAACCTGGTTGCTGGGATATGATTCTGCTCAAACAAATTCAGTGCCCAGCAAATAAAAGCTTTGCTGTTCGTAAGAACAATAGGCAAATGCCACTGGCTGGAGCTCTTGTCATATCCTTgaaaggaggggagggtgttCCTCTGAGGAAATTTGCCTCTAAAGGGAATTGCAACTCAAACCTCAGTCGCTCATCGGAAGACGGGACTCAGTAAAGAAAAGGCGCTTTATATgaattataacactgtgacaccagatggtgctgtggagtcctgtctttcgccaacgggatttccctttatgaagtttacaatgcatttaattGAATCgctttttttgatgtgtctagatccagccagggtcgtaggaaggggggggtgaggagtggtgcaccccgggtgtcatccttgagggggtgTGACAAAATCACCCCTGAGCAGATCGCCATGCCGCCTCCCCTGGGTGCCAATTGCTGCGCCAATCACCCCCCTTGATGCCAATCACCCCCCTTGAAACCAATCACCATGCCAATCATCCCTGCCCTCTGGACAGCTCGCCCCACCCCCCGGGTGCACGgcatgtgcgccgctccaggTGCCCCAGCAGCTAGTTCCGCCGCTGGATCCAGCCAGGGTttctccaaaaagaaaagaaaaacaggacaGGGTTATGTAGGTGGGACCAACTGACTGCCTGCTTTTCATTTTCCATAGCAGCATGCAATTGGATTGGCATTTAAGTGAGCTTGGGGCCTCAAGCTCACCAAGAAAACATGCCCTCTTGCCAGATGCGCCAACGCTGTATGAGGTACAGTTGATTAGGACGCCAAACCAATTCTCGTCTTTATCTTGGTGCTGTTTTATGAGGATGAGGCTCCAAGTTTCCAGAGAGCTGGGTGAGCACCCTGAATAAGGAGTTGATGTTTACATGCCTCTGCATCCCAAAAGATGTCTTAGCCCATCCCCAAAGAATAGCCCACCTTCCAACTCGCAGTGGTTGTCCCATTTCAGATGCAGTAGCATTTGTCTCCATTTCAaagaggtggggttttttgtacTTTAATATGTGATACCCATAGGAACAAATAAGCGTAACTGttaaaagcagttacaggtaggtagctgtgttggtctgccatagtcgaaacaaaataaaaaaatatacaaattccttccagtagcaccttaaaaaccaactaagtttgttcttggtatgagctttcatgtgcatgtacacttcttcagatacactgacaaagaagtcaccagacccttatatatagtgagacggtggggaggggtattactcagaagggtggtgggaatgggtgattggctgataggtgaggtaaacctgttgacaactgttaacgactgcaattggccttgcaggaaaatgcaaggggtgagatggctaaaaacagctttgtcatgtataatgagctaagaatccaatgtctctattcagaccaggtctctccatggttttaagtttggtgataagttgcaattcagcaacttctctttctagtctatttctgaaatttctttgtaatatgacaactactttgagatcttgtatagaatgtcctgggagactgaagtgttctcctactggtttctctggtgattcctgatgtcagatttgtgtccatttatcctttggcgtagggtttggcttgtttgtccaatacagagagctgaagggcactgttggcatttgatggcatacacaatgttagaagatgagcaattaaatagtcctgagatggtatgtttgatgttgttggggccagtaatggtgttgtctgggtgtgtgtggcagcaaagctggcatctgaatttttattttttttattttttttaaagcaggtgaTGGGTAATACTGTATTGGTCTGAATATAGGCTGCacttcccctaaaaaaatcttGCTTGTATAAAACCTGAGTGAGGTTTATAATCATGTACTTCTATGTAGAGAAGCCATGATTTAAGATGAGATATTGGGACCCACATAGGACTTTAGGATACTtcagaagttttatttattttattttattgtaaaagGATCACCTGTCCTTCTTGACAGGTATGACTCACTGCTTGGTGAGTTATTTCATTGCTGGAAAGGACTAGAGGTTGAATGtaccttttaaattgtttttctattaaaaaaaaaaaacactggatggtGCCAGAGCTTTATGGTACAtgtttccttttcaaaaagaTCTCGTTTTAGGGGTGCAGCCTATATTTGGAGGTGGCTTATATTTGAACCAGTTTGGTACCTCTTCCTGAGACCCTGTCATTCAAAGCCGAATAGACTAGGTTAAGGTGAACAAATAGTCTGACCAAAGGCTGGGTCTTCCATGCACCAGGGTGAGGCAACCTGTTTCAGGTGGCATCATGAGGAAAGGATAGCTTCAGACAAGAATTCGTGTGTGAAAAGTACAACAAGACTTTTTACTGGCTCCAGCAGGGATGGCATTTGGGCTCGACTTTAGGCAACAAAAATTATCCTATACCTGGTAGAAGGCATCTTTCTATGTTCTTCCTAACCTATTTTCACAAAAACATAGAACAATTTCAATTCCAGTATCGAAATATAGGATgaactttttttcttaaaaacaacaacaacaacagaattcagTGTACTGCAGTTGTAAATGCAGGTGTgtgggcagggccgtctcgtccataggggctggtggcgcgccgcgccagggcaccgggccccccaggggcgcccccgtgagcccgccagcatactgggcacccccccaacctgcccccgccacCACGGGCGGACGGGCGGacgggctgaaagccagccgccctcgcctcccggagccccagctggagcgctggaagggcatgCAAAGCTccacgccactccagcgccacgcccctcatgccccgctcgcccacccccctcccgaggggcagccagtgtgggagggaggcgggcggagaggcggcatgccagGGTCGCAGAGGGATCaccgcaccacggcggccgatctctctaagacggccctgtgtgtgGGAATAAGTTGAGGAAGGGCTATCGTTTAACTGAGTAAGTTCCTTTTCTCAGTGGGGATGCAGTTTTATCTGTTGAAACTTGACTACTCATTTCAGGCTGCATGCGGGTGCTAGTAACATTATGTTTATCAAACAGGATTATATACAACTCTCTGGCAGGGCTCTAAATGTAGGCATGCAGCAGGGtttctcccaccccagaaaaaagtTGTAAGAAGGGAGTTTGGGTTGTACTTGGTATGCAATGTCTGAAGACCACACCATTTGTGTGCTGTTTTTCCACAGCTCAAAGTGGCTTTCaacaggcaaataataataatcatagatTGTGCATGCCATACACCCAGTCTTCTGCTTTTGTTGGATTGCTATTTAACAGACATCTAACAAAAAGCAAAGCCTGTTTCTCAACTGTCCCTTAGTGTTGCAATAGTTACAGCTACATTCCCATAAATGACAAGTTTCCTGGTTGTCTTTGCTTGCCAAGAGAGTTGAATAACCTACCTGCTGACTGAAACCAAATTTGATCAAAAGCAATTCATTTGCCAGACGTAAGGTTTTTTGTTCTGAAAGGATTTAGAACTCATCAGTAGGAGTTATGTCATTGCCATCATTTCATGTTAGTCTCTGTTCGCATAAGGAAGCCAAAAAGATCTTTGTCATGACTATAAAGATCACTTCCAATTTTGCACTAACTGAAAATCAAGTGCGCAAGAGGATATCTTCTTACAGTGAGGAGAGATGAAAGACAAGGGACACATGTACACTGCAAACATAAGTTGGTTTTATACCACTTAAATGCAAAGGTTTCTTCgaagaatgctgggagttgtagtttgttatttatttcaacagtggaatggtctgcctcagtaggtggtgggctctccttccttggaggtgtttaagcagaggttgggtggccatctgtcatggaagctttagctgagattcctgcattgcagggggttggactagatgaccctctgggtcccttccaactctgcagttctttttAAATTTCACTTGCTATAGAGATGCAATAGCTTCTAATTTAAGCGCACGAGCTGCCTTTCTCTTTCGCAATTTCCTTGCAGCTCTTCATGTTGTCTTATTTCCAGTGCCAAATCGTTCATGACCTTCTCAGATCTGTATATTTAACTGTGAATTTGGTTTGGCAGTGAAATGAATTTCTATGAAAGAcgtgaaaagaaagagaaaacagacgtgggggttgtggggttttttttttaattgttactgttttggatCACCATCATCTTGATTTTCAGCCCAATCCTTTTTTTAAGTCAAATCTCACTTCCTTCATTCTTTCCCACCTTGACAACATCTTACTTCCTTCTTCTATAGGAAGATAAAATGTTTAAGGAAGCAGCCTCTCTACTCCTCAGGTATGCACTTCccaaatatatctatatatgcagAAAGGATAAATAATACAACTCCAGCCCTAATCAGGCATTCTATGGAATGTGTGAAGacaaagactgtggaaggaaggtggaGAATACATGCCAGCCGTGACCTCAACTCCACTTCTGACTTCAACACACTGAGTGCAAAGGCCTGAAGTTTATTCTAAGTGCATTTGGCTAAACATACTTGGAATCTTCCCCACGCTTGAGAATGCGGGCAAGGGAGGGGTCTCAATCTCAGAAAGACTTCTATGTGGGTTCAGCTCAGAATCCCACTTCAGATCTTTGCATCTGAACTTTGCTTCCATGGTGCTGGGAGGTGCAGCTAATGTAGTCAACTCTGCTCCTTCCCTTCCCAGGTTCATTTTGAACACCAGAAAGAGGGGATATGTGATGCACCCCTAACATGGGCATAGGCAAGGGGGGGCAGTTGCCTCCCTCctaaatgaagtaaataaataaaaatactttactaAAAGTAGAAACCGTAGAAAgatttttgacagatttttctgagcacttggggtcaaaaagaaaaggaagtaatttaaaacaacatttcattccgaatctgctacacagagccagacagaggatgatgacgaCAGGTGTCTCGCccctccctaacaaaaatcctggctacacccatgatccCTAATAAAATGAGTCCAAACTTTTTTTACTCAGCTACAGCTCCTACTGCTATCATTTGAAGCAATAAACATCTTGTTGGGGGAAAATCAATTTATACATTAAAAATAGAACATTGAAAAGCACCCGACTAACGATGGGAAACAGTATAATATATGCTAACaacgcaatcctatacatgtctactcagatgtaagtttcgctgagttcagtagggcttactcccagttaCATGGGTTCAAGGTTGTAGCCTAAACGATCCATCagcgagatgggcggggtacttataataaattattattattattattattattattattattattattattattattacaatatagTTACATTTCTGTAACATAAGAGAGCTCAAAGGGGATCTTGCACAATGTACTTTTTAATTGCTGAATTACATgctagaagcatagctgtcaacttttacctttttttaaagggaaattcccttattccgaataggattcctcgcaagaaaaggggaaagttgacagctatggctagaaGTTTTAAAACAATGATGTTCGGGAACAATGTATGTGACATGAACAGAGTACATATGCTATATAAAACAAGTGCTAAGAATATGTGTTTTGTCTCAGTTCAAAAAATACAGGAATAATTACAGTCAAGTATGAGAAGTTTTCAACCCATTTCCAAGTCCAAGCGTTTTAGCAAGGGCAGGTCTGTAAAAGattcaaaacacacatttaataaatacatgAGAGCAATAGCCCAGAATCCAAAACCCTTATCCATTTATACAATATAGGCAGCCCAATGCAGATTTCACTGAATTCAAGGTCAATTTCAATGGATCATGACTCATTTTTCAGAGCTGATGCACTGATCTGAATGGGGGGAAACTCCCCATTGCTAGATCCCCTGTCGTGATACCAACTTTAGTGTTGGCACCCTTTGGTAGAGTCTGTCATTCACACAGAAAGTAGTGGGGCTTCTTCCTTGTGAGATGTTTCTCACGCTTATACAACAAGATTTCAGTTGATTGACCATCTGATGTTCCCatgaaaaagagaaaatgatAGTCACTCAAGGACCAAAGGAACAATGCTCGGAAGTGAAGTGGTTGGTAGACACTCCTTATGAGACCAGGAGGTTATAAAACTAAGTATGGCAGTAAAAGCTCTGGTGACCAAATCATTGAGAAAGTTTGGGAGGAAATTAACATCATGGGACACTTGCACACATTCTCTATTTTCATATGAGTAAATCCCACTTACGTAACATTATGCAACATTTGGGAAAGGCATATTGTAatgcagtgttcttcaaccttgggtcttcgactacaactcccatcatcactagccagCTGGGCCGgaggttggggatgatgggagttgtagtccaacaacatctggggacccaaggttgaagaacaccgCTCTAATGCCAAAGCTAAGAGCCACAATCCAAGATAGCACTGAACATACATCACTGCGCTGAAATCTATGGGTTGTGTCCAGATATGTCACACTCAGAGTAGATTCATTGGTACAAATGGTCATGACCAACAAAAGTCAGTTGAATTCAGTGTGTCTACTCCAAACATCACTTAGATGCAACCCTATAAACATGAATGCACTCACCTCTATTTTGGATTGTGGCCAAGCATTTCTAAGTCACACTGAAGCCGAGGGGGAGTGTTTTAAGCACATGCCCAACTCTCTTGAGCGGCAACACTCATTTGGTTGGTGCCCACAAGCTGGATCGATTCTGTGCTGCAAAACCAATTAGTAGTGTTTGGTTCTTTTTGATGTCTGTTTCGCTGCGTTGCAATTGCTAACATTTTATtggattttacatttttatggtACGGCTGCTTTGGGGGCATTGCCCAAAAGggagctataaatgcaataaatatagaAATATACTTTGTATTCGCTGTCCAGACACGAATTTCCTAATGACACAGACATAATGGCCATCCTTGGCTTGCTGAATCAGCTCGTAAAGTGTTATGGGCTGTTTCTGTGTGATCAAATAACCCCAAAAATACTCATTGAAAGCTTTGGGTAGCCTTTAAACACACTTACCTCTTTGTGAACATGGCACACGTCACATGCACCTCCGAGACATCCCCTTATTATGTGAATGGTGCAGATAATTATTTCAATCCCGCTCAGAACAAGCAGGATGGCGAACAGGGTCACGTTCCAGGTAACAAAGCACCTTGGCTCATGGCACGGGTACCTATTGAAAACAATCACAAATATTAATTTGTACCTCTGGAAGTGGGGGAAAGGTGtcacaagaacaagaacaaattgTTCTATTAAATTTAATAGCCTTTGTCCCCGTTTAATATTTTGAAGATATTTGCTCCCTATTTCTGCGCTGCTGTGAATATTCGCTGCTttttcagacagggaggaggggagagagaaaaacagcagTCAGAAAATCTCCTCACAACACGGTTTTTCCTCCTTGGAGAGGGACTGTCTGCATCTAGAAATAGACAGATctgtcactttttatttttttccgtttcttgtttgttttcttttctttcagtcttaagttcagttctccacatttctgcatcagtttgcaattttcaaaaaaaaaaagtcctcctgaaaattcaccccAAATTTTAGTCCtcaaacagtggtaccttgttgctcgaacggcttggctcccaaacaaattggctcccgaatgccacaaacccggaagtaagtgttccagtttgtgaacatttttcggaagccgaacatccaatgtggcttctgtggcttctgattgagtgtgggaagctccttcagccaattggaagccccagaatggattaagtttgagaaccaaggtgttgttgttgttgttcagtcgtgtccgactctacttggtatatacatttctgtaggctccccccccccccgatatacacATTCTTGCAAGCAATCTTCCCTAATGCATTCTTGTACACAAGTTTATTCATTTGTGtgcaccagggtttcccaaacttgggtctccagctgtttttggactagaagtcccatcatccctagctagcaggactagtggtcagggatggtgatgAATGACAGGATGCaatacagtggttctcaaagggtgcgGCAGGAGAGTATGGCAAGAGGGGTGGGAATATTCAagggcaatcaaagaaacatttaaacaattcatttgtgttgatgaggaaaTGAGGGTTTGTTTATCTTGAATTAGACTTAATATAAAAGATTGCCCAGCCAAAGCCAAGTCACACCTCTCATTGAATCTGTATGCATACttaaagcatacacacacacacacacactgtatttttccatgtataagactctctctattttgggggactcaaaattaagaaaataagatgatcacttattttaaacttcaaaaatttaggaaaaaatatagtcttatatacggaaaaatatggtgtggagagagagagattgagagagagagagagagagagagagagagagagagagagagagagagagagagtttatagTTATATTTTGGGGGGTGATTCACATTCTCATGCAGCCACAtcattttatactttctggaagTCCTGTGATCCTACTATATAGTAGTTGTGttttatgttataaatcaagcaccaCTAGgagtttttcctttttcttttccaatgtatttctcatCAATAAAAATTTCAATGTGGCGCAAGCAAATtttcattctgaaagtgtggcccagagaaaaaagtttgagaaccactgtactacttaataataaaaacctccaagcagtttacataaaatatacctTTTAAAATGCCAATGTAATCAGACAAGATAgtctttaaaaaatcaaaataaaaccagcaacagaGACATAATAGACTCTGATGCCTGGGCAGTACACAAAGGTGTTTGAGCTCCAGCACTCATCATTCTCAGTCCACCTGGCTGGTTGCCCAAGATGATGAGCATTGCAGTCAAAAAGGCACCCTGCTCCTGCAATCTGCCACAGGAAAGCTTACATACCCTCCAGGAGAGTAACACGGACAGCACCCAGTGTGGTCATCAGTGCAACAACAGTAAGGTCTTTCGGCCAAAGCTAAAGCTGAAATGATGAAGCAGTATCCAGCACCGAGAATCCCAACAGCGGCCACCACGACTGATGCCAGCAGCTACAATATGAAAGTAGAAAGAATGGATTCAGGAGAGGCTGGTCAGTTAGGGCAAATGGGGTATTTCCCCACCActccagtctgccctcagccagtcccATCTCCTTGCCTTCTTGCTTAAGAAATAGTCCGGGCTGTGGTTCTGGTTGTCAGGTTCCTCCTAATCAGTCCAAGTGTAGAACTCAGTAGGGAAGAGGACAACATTAGAAATGGTTGGATCtgactgccattggctctggcgccacctagtgttggcctccctgccttccacccaacCAGCTGTGATGGGTACCCACCACCAATGAAAGGAATGAACAGCCTCCTCTGAGTTTCAGATTGGGTCTCGCATTTAAATGActggcaaagggaaaagcctcACTTACTGCGCAGTTTCTCCCATGGTGCTCATGGGGAAAGCATCCATGGAAACACCCCTCGTTTTCGAGTCCAATGAGCACAAATGCCGGGATCAACACCTAGGTTTAatttaaagacaaacaaacaGTTGTATTGCAAACAATTATATTAGATCAGCAATTGTACCTGCATCCCACATCTCAGTATGAGTTTCTGATTAGTTTTGATCATGCCTACTGATATGGCTCAGCTTACATCTTGTATCCCGTTTATGCCCAATTTCTTCTAGCCAATTAAACCAAAATATTTTTGCAGTTGCCTAATATCAGACCACCGTAATTAATGGATTTGACTGCATCTCCCGAGTCaaacctttggtccatctagttcagtgctgtcaacactgaccagcagctgctctccagggcttcaggcagaagTTTCAACCAGCCCTGCctgaaggtgccagggattgaattttggACCTgctgcagatgctctgccaccaagctGCAACCCTCCCTGTGTCATGTATAGTACTTGTGTTTCCATTGTAACAACGGATAACCGGCTGTGTTTATTTAAAAGTGTCAACGTGCCAATTCAAGCTGGTTAGCCAATGGGCTACAGGCTAAATCGAATCTGGCCTAATTTGAAATTAAACTATTCCACTTCTTCCACCTCCTTCATTTGCCCCTCCCCATCACTGCACAAGGGAGAGGTGGCTGCTGAAAAAACCATCGGCCTGAATCAGCTGAGAGGGAATGTTTAGGTTTTGTCATAACTATGTCATGAACCACAGCAGGAGAAGGGATTATTAGTCGGCACCTTCCTAGGCACCTATAATTCTAGGACTGGCCAGCAGGGAGGGGTGCCACCACAGACTTGGCGTCTTGGCCGCAGCGTCACCATCAGGGACAGTGGGAGGGCAAGGTCAGGGAGGTTCAGGTGCATCAACTCAACAGGAGCATTGGTTTACCTTTTTTTGCCATGCCCAAACAGCCTTGACCTTGCTACTGCCCCATTCCCTGACTTTTCCAGCATGCAGCAGCTACACAGCTGCCCAGAGACCATGTCTGCAGCTGCATCCTTCCCCATTGCCAGCTCCTATAGCAAATGAAGGTGGCATATcctcctccaagtgtcctgattttccaggaacGGAACAGTCCCAGAATGGTGAAAGCTTccgttttgatcctggaatgtccctatttcccccagcAGTGCTGCTGCATTCTAGCTCAGGCCAGTGCTTGTCCCaaatggcagtggcagtggcagctgcaagGGAGCACCCCagtgcctctccatggccgctgcagccggcctcctcccttggaTAGCTGGTAGCTGCCGCCACCGAAATATGCCaactctgaggggcaggcagagtgcAG
The sequence above is drawn from the Lacerta agilis isolate rLacAgi1 chromosome 5, rLacAgi1.pri, whole genome shotgun sequence genome and encodes:
- the LOC117046382 gene encoding transmembrane 4 L6 family member 1-like → MCYGRCIKFVGYKLLILAVLCIIANILLYFPNGEIRHNHLSRYVGCLHGIIGGGILVLIPAFVLIGLENEGCFHGCFPHEHHGRNCALLASVVVAAVGILGAGYCFIISALALAERPYCCCTDDHTGCCPCYSPGGYPCHEPRCFVTWNVTLFAILLVLSGIEIIICTIHIIRGCLGGACDVCHVHKETCPC